A genome region from Streptomyces xanthophaeus includes the following:
- a CDS encoding cell division protein SepF yields MSRYDVTDEQWEGLAQVVPLRSRNEWPSRVDHRTIPTAPGASAAEQRRFVVIRVQIFADAREVAEYLIAQIPVLLDLTGADSEVAKRILDFSSGVVFGLGSGMHRVDRNVFLLAPVGTEVEGIAAAAVPRS; encoded by the coding sequence GTGAGCAGGTACGACGTCACCGACGAACAGTGGGAGGGGCTCGCGCAGGTGGTCCCCCTGCGCAGTCGCAACGAATGGCCCTCCCGGGTGGACCACCGCACGATCCCGACGGCGCCCGGTGCGTCGGCGGCGGAGCAGCGGCGCTTCGTGGTGATCAGAGTTCAGATCTTCGCGGACGCGCGGGAGGTGGCGGAGTACCTGATCGCGCAGATCCCGGTCCTGCTCGACCTCACCGGGGCGGACAGCGAAGTGGCCAAGCGCATCCTGGACTTCAGCAGCGGCGTGGTCTTCGGCCTGGGCAGCGGGATGCACCGGGTCGACCGGAACGTCTTCCTGCTCGCGCCGGTGGGGACCGAGGTCGAGGGGATCGCGGCCGCGGCCGTCCCCCGATCGTAG